Genomic DNA from Rhodanobacteraceae bacterium:
AGGATCATCTCGTCGTGGGCGGCGCCGCTGGGGATCATCGGGTAGCAGTTCTCGAGCTTGTCGACGACGCAGTCGAAGATCACCGGGCCGTCGTGGTCGAGCATTTCCTGGATCTTCGCATCGAGTTCGGTGGGGTCGATGGCGCGCAGGCCCTTGGCGCCATAGGCCTCGGCCAGCTTGACGAAGTCCGGCAGCGCCTCGGAGTACGAATGGGCGTAGCGGCTGCCGTGCAGCAACTGCTGCCACTGGCGGACCATGCCCATGTACTCGTTGTTGAGGATGAAGATCTTGATTGGCAGGCGGTACTGCACCGCGGTGGAGATTTCCTGCATGGTCATCTGCACGCTGGCTTCGCCGGCGATGTCGATCACCAGCGCATCCGGGTGCGCCACCTGCACGCCGACTGCGGCGGGGATGCCGTAGCCCATCGTGCCAAGGCCGCCGGAGGTCATCCAGCGGTTGGGCTGTTCGAAGTGATAGTGCTGCGCGGCCCACATCTGGTGCTGGCCGACTTCTGTCGTGATGTAGGTCTTGCGCGACCTGCTGAGCTGGTACAGGCGCTCCACCGCGTACTGCGGCTTGATCGTCGGGCCTTCCTGGCGATAGGCCAGCGAGCGGCGCGCGCGCCAGGCGTTGATCTGCGCCCACCAGGCGGTCATCGCCACCTCGTCCGGCTTGCGCGCTTTCGCCTTCCACAGCTCGAGCATGGCTTCGAGCACCTGCGCGCAGTCGCCGACGATCGGGATGTCGACGCGCACGTTCTTGTTGATCGAGGACGGATCGATGTCGACATGAATCTTCTTCGAGCCCGGCGAGAAGGCGTCCAGCCGGCCGGTGACGCGGTCGTCGAAGCGCGCGCCGATGTTGATCATCACATCGCAGCGGTTCATCGCCAGGTTGGCTTCATAGGTGCCGTGCATGCCGAGCATGCCCAGCCACTGGCGGTCGCTGGCCGGATAGGCGCCGAGGCCCATCAGCGTGGAGGTGATCGGGTAACCGGACAGGCGCACCAGTTCCCGGAGCAACTCGGAAGCGCGCGTGCCGGCATTGATCACGCCACCGCCCGTGTAGAACACCGGGCGCCGGGCGTTGATCATCAGGTCCACCGCCTGCTCGATGCGCGCGGCATCGCCCTGCACGCGCGGACGGTAGGTGCGGTGCACGATGGTGCCTGGGCCGGTGTACTCGGCGCGCTTGAACTGCACGTCCTTGGGGATGTCGACCACCACCGGGCCGGGGCGGCCGGTGCGCGCGATGTAGAAGGCATCGTGCAGCACGCGCGCCAGGTCGTTGACGTCCTTGACCAGGAAGTTGTGCTTGGTGCAGGCGCGGGTGATGCCCACCGTGTCGCATTCCTGGAAGGCGTCGGAGCCGATCAGGTGCGTCGGCACCTGGCCGGTGATGCACACCAGCGGGATCGAATCCATCATCGCGTCGGCCAGGCCGGTGATCGCGTTGGTCGCGCCGGGGCCGGAAGTGACGAGCAGCACGCCGACCTTGCCGGTCGAGCGCGCATAGCCCTCGGCCGCATGCGCCGCGCCCTGTTCGTGGCGGACCAGGATGTGCTGCACCTCGTCCTGCTGGAACAGCGCGTCGTAGATCG
This window encodes:
- a CDS encoding acetolactate synthase 3 large subunit, giving the protein MSDRLMTGAGIVVKALQDQGVRHIFGYPGGAVLPIYDALFQQDEVQHILVRHEQGAAHAAEGYARSTGKVGVLLVTSGPGATNAITGLADAMMDSIPLVCITGQVPTHLIGSDAFQECDTVGITRACTKHNFLVKDVNDLARVLHDAFYIARTGRPGPVVVDIPKDVQFKRAEYTGPGTIVHRTYRPRVQGDAARIEQAVDLMINARRPVFYTGGGVINAGTRASELLRELVRLSGYPITSTLMGLGAYPASDRQWLGMLGMHGTYEANLAMNRCDVMINIGARFDDRVTGRLDAFSPGSKKIHVDIDPSSINKNVRVDIPIVGDCAQVLEAMLELWKAKARKPDEVAMTAWWAQINAWRARRSLAYRQEGPTIKPQYAVERLYQLSRSRKTYITTEVGQHQMWAAQHYHFEQPNRWMTSGGLGTMGYGIPAAVGVQVAHPDALVIDIAGEASVQMTMQEISTAVQYRLPIKIFILNNEYMGMVRQWQQLLHGSRYAHSYSEALPDFVKLAEAYGAKGLRAIDPTELDAKIQEMLDHDGPVIFDCVVDKLENCYPMIPSGAAHDEMILPDAVDGAGVSEAGKMLV